The stretch of DNA GTCTGCGGTTTTGTTTTTCTTGCGGTTGAGCAGCTTGTTGATCTTGGTTGGCTAAGGGCTCGACCTTTTTAGGGGTAGTAGTTTCGGTGTTATTTATTTCTAGATTCGTTGTGTCTTGTGTTTCCGAATCGTTTTTTTGCACTCTTCTTCGCTTAGTTTTTTCTTGTTTCGGGAGATTTTCCTCAACGTTCGGCTCATTGTTTTCTTTGATCGATTCGTTGGCTTCTCCTAGCACGCTTATTATGGCATCACTAAGTTCTGCTTTTTTCATTTTTCTAAACCCTTCTATTTTCAATTGAGCTGCCATCTGCTGTAGCTCGGGAAGTTTGCTTTTTTTTATTTGAGATAATTCGAACATAATTTCTCTTACGGGTAAAATTATTTTAAGTTTGAAATTGTTGTTATTAAAGATGTAAAGTGATTGGAAATCAAAACAAAGTTTATGTTTTGAGAAAGTTATAATAAGATTTATACCATGCAATAGTACGAATAATTAGGTAAACTAAAAAAAAATCACCTAATTTTGTAGAGAAAATTTATGTAATGATTCAACGAAAACAAAGTCTCTTTTTATTTTTTAGTGGGATATTTTCTTGTATATTTGCAATCAATGCAGATAATATGTACGATTTGATTGTCGATTGGCTATCAAATCCTGCAAATGGAGATGCAATTGCTATGTTGGCCTTTTATGTTTCTGCATTTTTATCGTTCCTGACCATCATGCTTTTTAAGAATAGAAAGCTACAACTAACACTAGGATGGGTAAATATTGTATTGAATTTATTAATTTTAGGTTTTTTACTATATTATCTATTAATCTTACCTGGAGAAAGTTTTTCTGAGAAAGGTATTGGGGTTTTCGTGCCTATCATACCGATTGTGCTTCTGCTATTAGCCAATCGATTTATTAAAAAGGACGAAAAACTTGTGAAATCTATAGATCGATTTAGATAAATTCCTACAACTTTTTAATATGTGTGCGAAAACGGTCCTTGTAAAAGGACCGTTTTTTTGTATCTAATTTTTGGAGTTTTCTCTCCATGTAGAAATTTTTTTTATCGCCTTAATGTTAAATTTTTTTATTATACCCCTATTTTTATGTAGGGTAATGTTATTGGTTTTGTGTTTTTTTTTATTTTTACCCCATAAAATCCATACTAATAATAGATTTATGTCAACATTCCGTTTCGAAGCCCTTAAAACGGCTAACTCAAGAAAACCAGTAGAAGTAGAAGTACTTCCGAGAAAGTCGCAAATATTTGGCGAAAATGTTTTCAATGATAAAGCGATGCGTCAATTTCTCACACCAGAGTCTTACAAGGCGGTTAGAGCCGCTATCGATCAGGGGGTGAAAATCGATCGTCGTTTGGCCGATAATATTGCACAAGGCATGAAAGATTGGGCCATGAGTAAGGGAGTAACGCATTATACACATTGGTTTCAACCTTTGACAGGAACCACGGCCGAAAAACATGATGCTTTTTTCGAAACAGATTTTGAGGGAGGAGATCCAGTGGAAAAATTCGCAGGAACACAATTGGTGCAACAAGAGCCTGATGCATCTTCTTTCCCGAATGGAGGGATTAGAAACACTTTCGAAGCCAGAGGGTATACCGCCTGGGATCCAACATCACCTGCTTTTGTTTTTGGAACAACATTATGCATACCGACCGTTTTTGTGTCGTACACAGGAGAGGCGTTGGATAATAAAACGCCTTTATTGCGTGCTTTGTCTGTGATTGATACGGCTGCGACAGAAGTGGCACGTTATTTTGATAAGAATGTGAAAAAGGTAACCGCAACATTGGGGTGGGAGCAAGAATTTTTTCTGATTGATAGTGCATTGGCAAGTTCACGTCCCGATATATTACAAACAGGTAGAACACTATTGGGGCATGTTTCTGCCAAAGGTCAACAGCTAGAGGATCATTATTTTGGGTCTATTCCATCACGTGTACTTAATTATATGCGCGATTTAGAAAACGAGTGCATGTTGTTAGGAATTCCTGTAAAAACACGGCATAATGAAGTAGCACCAAATCAGTTCGAGTTGGCTCCAATTTTCGAAGAGACCAACTTGGCGGTAGATCACAATTCTTTACTGATGGATGTAATGCAGAAAGTTGCCGAACGACACTACTTTAAAGTGTTGTTTCATGAAAAGCCTTTCAAAGGCGTTAACGGATCAGGCAAGCACAATAACTGGTCGTTGGCAACCGATACAGGTGTAAACCTGTTAT from Weeksella virosa DSM 16922 encodes:
- a CDS encoding DUF4293 domain-containing protein, which gives rise to MIQRKQSLFLFFSGIFSCIFAINADNMYDLIVDWLSNPANGDAIAMLAFYVSAFLSFLTIMLFKNRKLQLTLGWVNIVLNLLILGFLLYYLLILPGESFSEKGIGVFVPIIPIVLLLLANRFIKKDEKLVKSIDRFR